In a genomic window of Feifania hominis:
- a CDS encoding VTT domain-containing protein, producing MERKHERRLLKKENILPLTLIVSLLGLVAVMCVDLVPVLINVVQHVNDEAELTSYMQAYGGKGIPIIVALQALQVITTVFPAVAVQVLAGLSYGIVLGTILCCIGYLVGNAIVFIIIRQFHKAFAPFLKRERAVEERTEKKRKWNLAFLSETKNIERVTFLLFLIPGLPNGFLPYIFARTKVPLFNYLRSIALASIPAIAVCTLAGQRFSRGDSKTGLIVLGVILALAVVVFFSRDRVMKFVERESKTEPKRRESGK from the coding sequence GTGGAGCGCAAGCATGAGCGCAGACTGCTGAAAAAAGAGAATATTCTGCCGCTGACACTCATTGTCTCGCTTCTCGGCCTTGTTGCCGTCATGTGTGTGGACCTTGTGCCGGTGCTGATCAACGTGGTGCAGCACGTCAACGACGAGGCGGAGCTCACCTCCTATATGCAGGCCTACGGCGGCAAGGGGATTCCAATCATCGTGGCGCTTCAGGCGCTGCAGGTCATCACGACGGTTTTCCCGGCCGTGGCAGTTCAGGTGCTCGCGGGCCTGTCATACGGCATTGTGCTCGGCACCATTCTCTGCTGCATCGGATACTTGGTGGGAAATGCCATTGTCTTCATCATCATCCGCCAGTTTCACAAGGCGTTTGCCCCTTTCTTAAAGAGGGAGCGGGCCGTTGAGGAGCGAACGGAAAAAAAGAGAAAGTGGAATCTGGCCTTTCTCAGCGAGACGAAGAACATCGAGCGGGTCACGTTCCTGCTCTTTCTGATTCCGGGGCTGCCAAATGGCTTTCTGCCCTATATCTTCGCGCGGACAAAGGTGCCGCTGTTCAACTATCTGCGCTCGATTGCGCTCGCGTCAATACCGGCGATTGCAGTGTGTACGCTCGCCGGGCAGCGCTTTTCGAGGGGTGATTCCAAGACGGGTCTGATCGTGCTGGGGGTGATTCTGGCTCTGGCGGTGGTTGTGTTTTTTTCCC
- a CDS encoding biotin transporter BioY: MTNTKNNVRSIVLCALFAALSAVGAFIKIPLPVIPMTLQFFFVALSGILLGPRRGLLSQLCYLLVGLAGFPVFTKGGGVSYVFEMSFGYLIGFVFAAFVIGTVYRKLESRGFVGMLVACLCGMLTNHFFGCLHMYLLSNFYLHSAMSFWRVIQIGSITFLPSDSVACLLTALIASKVVPLLKRAGLV, translated from the coding sequence ATGACAAACACAAAAAACAACGTGCGTTCCATCGTGCTGTGTGCGCTGTTTGCGGCGCTCTCGGCTGTAGGGGCCTTTATCAAAATTCCGCTGCCGGTCATTCCCATGACGCTGCAGTTCTTCTTCGTGGCGCTGTCGGGCATCCTGCTCGGTCCCAGACGCGGGCTGTTGTCACAGCTCTGTTATCTGCTCGTCGGACTTGCGGGCTTCCCGGTTTTTACAAAGGGCGGCGGCGTCTCCTATGTATTTGAGATGAGTTTTGGGTATCTCATCGGCTTTGTGTTCGCGGCGTTTGTGATCGGCACCGTCTACCGTAAGCTCGAGAGCAGAGGCTTTGTGGGCATGCTGGTCGCCTGCCTGTGCGGCATGCTGACCAATCACTTTTTCGGCTGTCTTCACATGTATCTGCTCTCGAATTTCTATCTTCACAGTGCCATGAGCTTCTGGCGGGTCATTCAAATCGGCTCCATCACCTTTCTTCCAAGTGATTCTGTAGCCTGCCTGCTGACGGCGCTGATTGCGTCCAAAGTGGTGCCGCTGCTCAAGAGGGCGGGGCTCGTCTAA
- a CDS encoding biotin--[acetyl-CoA-carboxylase] ligase — translation MLKDEVYHLLRQRRGETISGSDLARALGVSRTAVWKAAHQLIDEGAPVEPLQSGGYRIPPQLDLLDEMELREELCGSRLGEKILLFDRLDSTNNYAKSVAADAADGTLVVARQQTAGRGRMERRFHSPEGGGVYFTIVLRPHFALDALNFVTLLSAMAVRDAVEKLCGFRPSIKWPNDVLVDGEKLCGILTESALEAESGRIQYVLAGIGINIRLGDELPEELRGVATALDRHCAAPPSRAALIAGVVREFDRLYDEGRFIHRRGSLLEDYRRDLCWVNERITILRGGEAYAAVLRGLDDEGHLVVELPGGGLETLYAGEIKIRRETQI, via the coding sequence ATGCTCAAAGATGAAGTGTATCATCTGCTGCGCCAGCGGCGCGGCGAAACAATTTCGGGGAGCGATCTTGCGAGGGCGCTCGGCGTGTCACGCACCGCGGTGTGGAAAGCAGCGCATCAGCTGATCGACGAGGGCGCGCCCGTCGAACCGCTGCAATCGGGAGGCTACCGCATACCGCCGCAGCTCGATCTGCTCGATGAGATGGAGCTGCGCGAGGAACTTTGCGGCTCACGGCTCGGAGAGAAGATTCTGCTCTTTGATCGGCTTGACTCGACCAACAACTACGCAAAGTCTGTCGCGGCGGACGCCGCCGATGGAACGCTCGTTGTCGCGCGGCAGCAGACCGCGGGCCGCGGCCGCATGGAGCGGCGCTTTCACTCGCCCGAGGGCGGCGGGGTCTATTTCACCATTGTGCTGAGGCCACATTTTGCTCTCGATGCACTCAACTTTGTCACGCTGCTGTCGGCCATGGCAGTGCGGGACGCAGTGGAGAAGCTCTGCGGCTTTCGGCCGTCGATCAAGTGGCCCAATGACGTTCTGGTTGACGGAGAGAAACTCTGTGGCATTTTGACCGAAAGTGCGCTGGAGGCGGAGAGCGGGCGCATTCAGTATGTCCTTGCGGGAATCGGCATCAACATCCGCCTCGGCGACGAGCTCCCCGAGGAGCTGCGCGGCGTCGCGACAGCGCTCGACCGGCACTGCGCGGCACCGCCCTCGCGTGCGGCGCTCATTGCGGGCGTGGTACGGGAATTTGACAGACTCTATGACGAGGGGCGCTTCATACACCGACGCGGCTCGCTGCTCGAGGACTACCGGCGCGACCTGTGCTGGGTGAACGAGCGCATTACGATTCTGCGCGGTGGGGAGGCGTACGCCGCTGTGCTGCGCGGGTTGGACGACGAGGGCCACCTGGTTGTTGAACTGCCGGGCGGGGGGCTTGAGACTCTCTACGCGGGGGAAATTAAAATAAGACGGGAGACACAGATATGA
- a CDS encoding MATE family efflux transporter produces the protein MDKELLLTGKISKLYLRFLLPTVLGMVTHSLYCLADVLFISFAEGGTGLAALNIAMPVFTIYSAIGLMLGVGGATTIAVCVGRDDSSGANRAFTLTVVVNLVFGVGAAVIGSVFLTPLARLLGADAVLLPYVRAYLLPIQASCFGYILSATLQVLVRGDGNPRLVMIATVSGNVLNVVLDYLFVVPMGMGVFGAALATALCPFVSLAILSLHFLTRRNHVVFTRCFAQLRLLARIVKNGFSAALLELSAGIVIVLFNKALLALGGQLYVAAYAVVTNIAYVAKGIFNGIAQAAQPVISVNYGARRFERAERAAGLSVRTALIFSTAVYALFLLFSHIVVLPFSHGDAALISLSAHALRIYAVSFLFTGANTMLMYYFQSVERAALSTCVSLLRGVVFVLFGLWVLPALFGVTGVWLVVTFAELAALAVTLPMYASIHKNFARSTVVTAAV, from the coding sequence GTGGACAAGGAACTTCTTCTCACAGGCAAAATTTCAAAGCTCTATCTTCGCTTCCTCCTGCCGACCGTGCTCGGCATGGTGACGCACTCGCTGTACTGTCTGGCCGACGTGCTGTTTATCTCCTTTGCTGAGGGGGGAACGGGACTTGCGGCACTCAACATTGCCATGCCGGTCTTCACCATCTATTCCGCCATCGGTCTGATGCTTGGCGTGGGCGGCGCGACCACCATTGCAGTCTGTGTCGGCCGTGACGATTCCAGTGGAGCGAACCGCGCTTTTACACTCACCGTTGTCGTCAACCTGGTCTTTGGTGTCGGCGCGGCAGTGATCGGGTCGGTCTTTCTGACGCCCCTCGCCCGCCTGCTCGGGGCGGACGCGGTGCTTTTGCCCTATGTGCGGGCCTATCTGCTGCCCATTCAGGCGTCGTGCTTTGGCTACATTCTCTCGGCGACGCTCCAGGTGCTCGTGCGGGGCGATGGAAATCCGCGCCTTGTCATGATAGCCACTGTCTCGGGAAATGTTCTCAATGTGGTGCTCGACTATCTCTTCGTCGTGCCGATGGGCATGGGTGTCTTCGGTGCGGCACTCGCTACGGCACTGTGCCCGTTTGTGAGTCTGGCAATTCTGTCACTTCACTTTCTCACCCGCCGCAATCACGTGGTTTTCACCCGCTGCTTCGCGCAGCTGCGGCTGCTTGCGCGCATCGTGAAAAACGGCTTTTCCGCCGCGCTGCTGGAGCTCTCCGCCGGCATTGTGATTGTGCTGTTCAACAAGGCGCTGCTCGCTCTCGGCGGCCAGCTCTATGTCGCTGCCTATGCGGTGGTCACCAACATTGCCTATGTCGCCAAGGGCATCTTCAACGGCATCGCCCAGGCGGCGCAGCCCGTCATCTCCGTCAACTATGGCGCGAGGCGTTTTGAGCGGGCCGAACGGGCCGCCGGGCTGTCGGTGCGCACAGCACTCATCTTCTCAACGGCAGTCTACGCACTGTTTCTTCTGTTTTCACATATTGTTGTGCTTCCCTTTTCCCACGGTGACGCCGCACTCATCTCACTGAGCGCCCACGCACTGCGCATCTATGCGGTCTCTTTCCTGTTCACGGGGGCAAACACCATGCTCATGTACTACTTTCAATCGGTGGAGCGCGCGGCGCTGTCCACCTGTGTCTCACTGCTTCGCGGCGTGGTTTTTGTCCTGTTTGGGCTGTGGGTGCTTCCCGCGCTTTTCGGTGTGACAGGAGTCTGGCTTGTGGTGACCTTTGCCGAGCTTGCAGCTCTTGCGGTCACACTGCCCATGTATGCCTCCATTCACAAAAATTTTGCCCGCTCTACTGTGGTTACTGCCGCAGTATGA
- a CDS encoding LytR/AlgR family response regulator transcription factor: protein MNIAIIDDSSADRQLLEDYIRHYCSAHHMQVHCSPYESGEAFLEQFESALFDVIFLDIYMNGVDGIHVAERIREVDESCLIIFVTTSDHHAVRSYRVRAFDYLVKPYDYPCLEETMDLVSAATHQKYRYIEVKEGRTQTRILLHDILYVDYYNHYVQIHTRQRMVRTYMPFSEFAPLLLGEPQFLCCYRNCIVNLDEVALMDETDFLMTDGIRIPILRRQRAEVRQRYADYTFEKLKSKKP from the coding sequence TTGAACATCGCAATCATCGATGATTCCTCTGCAGATCGCCAGTTACTGGAGGACTACATCCGTCACTACTGTTCGGCGCATCACATGCAGGTGCACTGCAGTCCATATGAGTCGGGAGAGGCGTTTTTGGAGCAATTCGAAAGCGCTTTGTTTGATGTGATCTTTCTTGACATCTATATGAACGGTGTGGATGGCATCCATGTCGCCGAGAGAATCCGTGAGGTCGATGAGAGCTGTCTGATCATTTTTGTCACCACAAGCGACCACCACGCTGTCCGAAGTTATCGTGTCAGGGCCTTTGACTATCTGGTCAAGCCGTACGACTACCCATGTCTTGAGGAGACGATGGATCTTGTAAGCGCGGCCACTCATCAGAAATACCGCTACATTGAAGTCAAAGAGGGGCGCACTCAGACCCGTATTCTGCTTCACGACATTCTCTATGTCGACTACTACAACCACTACGTCCAGATCCACACCAGGCAGCGCATGGTGCGAACGTATATGCCCTTTTCGGAATTTGCTCCCCTGCTGCTCGGGGAACCGCAGTTTCTCTGTTGTTACCGCAACTGCATTGTCAATCTTGATGAGGTCGCCCTGATGGATGAGACCGACTTTCTCATGACCGATGGAATCCGCATTCCCATTCTGCGCCGCCAGCGCGCCGAGGTCCGTCAGCGCTATGCCGACTATACCTTTGAAAAGCTCAAGTCAAAAAAACCTTGA